In a single window of the Trichoderma breve strain T069 chromosome 6, whole genome shotgun sequence genome:
- a CDS encoding NAD dependent epimerase/dehydratase family domain-containing protein, whose product MAANNLIALTGSTGFLGFRVLVLALKAGYNVRIVVRSESKANKVLNSPSIKALSPSQERLSVVVVEDMEAPGAFDEAVKGATYVIHCASPIPTFGGEAPPTPEQYDEFFVQAARRSTIGLLESSRKAGTIKRVVITSSIVANTPFHYYLGQGDDKIFDADFRIPVDQGPYGFEFQAYSASKAAALNDSEAWVKENKPGFDLISILPGWIFGADELATTVKDFESSSTNSVLLNFLRGGQSDVPSNSNSVLVDDAAQIHVLALDPKIPGNQAFVAAGDGLDGMVWENGLKVIQESFPEAISQGLLKTTGKQPTLTIRLDAKKTEETFGIKLAGFDEQVKSLVNQYVQVAKA is encoded by the coding sequence ATGGCTGCCAATAACCTTATTGCCCTTACCGGTTCCACTGGTTTCCTGGGATTCAGAGTCCTCGTCCTTGCTCTCAAGGCTGGCTACAATGTCCGCATCGTGGTCCGATCCGAAAGCAAGGCCAACAAGGTTCTCAACTCGCCATCTATCAAGGCTTTGAGCCCCAGCCAAGAAAGGCTCTCCGTCGTCGTTGTTGAGGATATGGAAGCCCCAGGCGCCTTCGATGAGGCAGTCAAGGGAGCAACTTATGTGATCCACTGTGCATCTCCCATTCCCACCTTCGGCGGCGAAGCTCCTCCTACCCCCGAGCAATATGACGAGTTCTTCGTTCAGGCTGCTCGCCGATCAACAATTGGTCTCCTCGAAAGCAGCCGCAAGGCCGGCACTATTAAGCGTGTTGTTATTACCAGCTCTATTGTCGCTAACACTCCCTTCCATTACTACCTCGGCCAGGGAGACGACAAGATCTTCGACGCTGACTTCCGCATTCCCGTCGACCAAGGTCCTTATGGGTTCGAGTTCCAGGCTTACAGCGCCAGCAAGGCTGCTGCGTTGAACGACTCTGAGGCTTGGGTCAAGGAAAACAAGCCCGGTTTTGACCTGATCAGCATCCTTCCTGGATGGATCTTCGGCGCTGATGAGCTAGCTACCACTGTTAAGGATTTCGAGTCCAGCTCTACCAACTCAGTCCTGTTGAACTTCCTTCGCGGTGGCCAGTCCGATGTTCCATCAAACAGCAACTCAGTACTTGTCGATGATGCCGCCCAAATTCACGTCTTGGCTCTTGATCCTAAGATCCCCGGCAACCAAGCATTCGTGGCTGCAGGAGATGGACTTGATGGTATGGTTTGGGAGAATGGCCTCAAGGTGATTCAGGAATCTTTCCCTGAAGCGATTTCTCAAGGACTTCTTAAGACAACTGGAAAGCAGCCGACCCTTACTATTCGCCTTGATGCTAAGAAGACTGAGGAGACCTTTGGTATTAAGTTGGCTGGGTTTGACGAGCAAGTTAAGAGCTTGGTGAACCAGTATGTCCAGGTTGCCAAGGCTTAA
- a CDS encoding tetratricopeptide repeat domain-containing protein: MSYAYGYAVSDIIAVLGLFERIAIELRNFKNAPAHFQQLGAEIDLLQNAMRHALRLIPQNDAHRETLERVRAIVMHCLTPLQALINKMRTKESSLGHFRTSKSLSHIGTRIHWSMIAKQDIDEVRITITSETVAINMLLIAQSLAQIRQLTDCVQGIGDAQSTLIKTHSDALIKQTSTILNLVSTMPDTIADLKLTTIMNEKKQSEQAQMLEYGLAVVTSHVGSLSQIGAKVSGTFSLHTASMRRSVKRLLSLMRDIKELFVLLVAYSRDILEAVGQNTRALLNIASQMKRIIRAIEAIPLHLTLDIMRLDDALGESWALPIQACQSWESFYNLLSTVVYTKDRPGANRIDAMQFALTMAKDGTELGELNWERVIKPGIHIEQAMVVTRAGASIETCLECSGVNSRTPAKHHDKPCSTCGRWVGRHRRIVEPVVRLLGRADTLPDGTFPLVPELPPMKLDEDLQHFRRVQIRERSEPIDDINTAKAILKTDSMDAAANTFLALRLIQEAQDSGTLASLETSIRHLEIAISSDSTAIDPWYLLAEISMLRQDYIQAYDYFQQAVFRNSWSPQIWISIAALYYHINQFEEALEAIMRSIRLNPFIYQSWYNIGVLYDTCNRTRDAYEGFEKCLELNPDLPDVQARFDVLASFQNGEKNVSDDYKIKNMLQ; encoded by the exons ATGTCATATGCGTACGGGTACGCTGTCAGCGATATCATTGCTGTACTGGGTCTCTTCGAACGAATAGCAATCGAATTGCGGAACTTTAAGAATGCACCGGCGCATTTCCAACAACTCGGTGCAGAAATTGATCTTCTGCAAAATGCGATGAGGCATGCCCTTCGCCTGATTCCACAAAATGACGCTCATCGCGAAACCCTCGAACGCGTCAGAGCCATTGTTATGCACTGCCTGACACCTCTACAAGCGCTGATTAATAAAATGCGGACCAAGGAATCCAGCCTGGGACACTTTCGCACATCGAAGAGTTTGAGCCACATTGGGACTCGAATTCATTGGTCAATGATAGCCAAGCAAGATATTGACGAGGTTCGCATTACTATAACGTCAGAAACAGTGGCCATCAACATGCTCCTTATTGCCCAGTCATT AGCTCAAATAAGACAGCTTACGGATTGCGTTCAGGGTATCGGAGATGCCCAATCAACGCTTATAAAAACCCATTCTGATGCCCTTATCAAGCAAACCTCCACAATATTGAACCTAGTGTCGACAATGCCAGACACAATCGCTGACCTGAAGCTCACAACGATCAtgaatgagaagaagcaatcaGAGCAAGCACAGATGCTGGAGTATGGGTTAGCAGTTGTTACATCTCATGTCGGCTCTCTTTCTCAAATTGGCGCCAAAGTTTCTGGTACATTCTCTCTGCACACGGCTTCTATGAGACGCTCTGTCAAGAGATTATTGTCTTTGATGCGGGATATCAAGGAGCTCTTTGTTCT CTTGGTAGCCTATTCTAGGGACATTCTTGAGGCTGTAGGTCAAAATAC CCGTGCATTACTCAATATAGCCTCCCAGATGAAGCGAATCATCCGTGCTATCGAGGCTATTCCACTTCATCTTACCCTTGACATTATGCGACTAGATGATGCGTTAGGTGAGAGTTGGGCTTTGCCAATACAAGCCTGTCAAAGCTGGGAG TCCTTCTATAATTTGCTTTCAACTGTAGTCTACACAAAGGATCGACCAGGGGCGAATCGAATTGATGCGATGCAATTTGCCCTCACTATGGCAAAAGACGGAACAGAGCTTGGAGAACTCAATTGGGAGAGGGTCATCAAGCCAGGAATTCACATTGAGCAGGCGATGGTAGTTACCAGGGCTGGTGCTTCTATAGAGACTTGTCTCGAATGCAGTGGTGTAAATTCAAGGACACCAGCAAAACATCATGACAAGCCGTG TTCCACCTGCGGGCGGTGGGTAGGCAGACACAGGCGCATTGTCGAGCCGGTTGTAAGACTACTGGGTAGAGCAGACACGCTGCCGGACGGAACATTCCCGTTAGTTCCAGAGCTGCCCCCTATGAAACTGGATGAAGATTTGCAGCACTTCCGTCGGGTCCAAATACGCGAGCGCTCAGAGCCAATTGACGATATCAATACTGCCAAAGCCATATTGAAGACAGACTCAATGGACGCGGCCGCTAATACCTTTCTTGCTCTCCGACTAATTCAGGAAGCACAAGACTCTGGAACTCTGGCGTCACTTGAAACATCCATAAGACATTTGGAGATTGCTATTTCTTCAG ACAGTACCGCTATCGACCCCTGGTATCTTCTCGCAGAGATATCTATGCTCCGGCAGGACTATATACAAGCTTACGATTACTTTCAACAAGCCGTCTTCAGGAACTCATGGTCTCCACAAATTTGGATATCGATTGCAGCCCTGTATTATCATATCAACCAATTCGAAGAGGCCCTCGAGGCTATCATGCGCTCTATACGGCTCAATCCGTTCATTTACCAGTCGTGGTATAATATAGGCGTCTTG TACGATACGTGTAATCGGACTAGAGATGCATACGAGGGCTTTGAGAAATGCTTAGAACTGAATCCGGACTTACCAGATGTCCAGGCGCGGTTTGATGTTCTGGCTTCGTTTCAAAATGGCGAAAAAAATGTATCTGATGATTACAAAATTAAAAATATGCTGCAGTGA
- a CDS encoding alcohol dehydrogenase groES-like domain-containing protein has product MSVTFTVQRGSKSGKIVQDTSNRQLGRNEAYLKITHSGLCGTDEHYLHAGLALGHEGVGIIQAVGPDVTAVKVGDRVGFGWVHKTCGHCEACLTGMDFYCAEKTEYGTHDHDVGSFASHAVWDADSLHKIPEGLDSADAAPLMCGGATVWSPFALYGIKPTDRVGILGVGGLGHLAIQFGAKMGCKVVVFSSSESKREDAMKLGASEYHVLTADSSLEGIEPVKHMLLCGNAQPDFARYVLDITLRKSIYNLIVSFDASPVPMLPMLVKGISIQGSGGAPRAEIRKMLDFSVQHGIKPVIMKWPLNTHGVEDAMKALREGKMRYRGVLVAEE; this is encoded by the exons atGAGCGTCACATTCACCGTCCAGCGTGGTTCCAAAAGCGGAAAGATTGTCCAAGACACCAGCAACCGTCAACTCGGTCGCAACGAAGCCTATCTCAAGATCACGCACTCTGGCTTGTGTGGCACAGATGAACATTACCTCCACGCCGGTTTGGCCCTAGGCCATGAGGGCGTTGGTATCATTCAAGCTGTTGGCCCAGATGTCACTGCCGTCAAGGTTGGCGACCGTGTCGGATTTGGATGGGTTCACAAGACTTGCGGCCACTGTGAGGCCTGCCTTACTG GAATGGATTTTTATTGCGCCGAAAAGACAGAGTATGGCACTCACGACCATGATGTTGGCTCTTTTGCTAGCCATGCCGTCTGGGATGCCGACTCACTGCACAAGATCCCCGAGGGTCTTGACAGCGCTGACGCCGCTCCACTTATGTGTGGTGGTGCTACAGTTTGGTCACCTTTTGCTCTCTATGGCATCAAACCAACTGACCGTGTCGGCATCCTTGGTGTCGGTGGCCTTGGACACTTGGCGATCCAATTCGGAGCCAAGATGGGCTGCAAAGTGGTTGTCTTCTCTAGCAGCGAGTCCAAGAGGGAGGATGCGATGAAGCTTGGTGCCAGTGAATATCACGTTCTGACTGCGGATTCTTCTCTGGAGGGAATTGAGCCCGTCAAGCATATGCTCCTCTGCGGAAACGCCCAGCCAGACTTTGCCCGGTACGTTCTAGACATAACACTAAGAAAATCG ATTTACAACCTAATTGTCAGCTTTGACGCATCTCCCGTGCCAATGCTGCCCATGCTGGTGAAAGGCATCAGCATCCAGGGCTCGGGTGGCGCGCCCCGAGCTGAAATCCGGAAAATGCTTGACTTTTCAGTACAGCACGGAATTAAGCCTGTTATCATGAAGTGGCCACTGAACACACATGGTGTAGAGGATGCAATGAAGGCGCTGCGGGAGGGAAAGATGAGGTACCGTGGCGTCTTGGTGGCCGAGGAGTAA
- a CDS encoding nmrA-like family domain-containing protein → MAPSVLIIGAGGAFGRPLVEEFIKQKSHFSRVGILADPAKVSKFSDAAAQGIEVVAGSFLDPKSYEGFEVVVSLAGNAIMRLQPAMIESAIAGGVRHFYPSEFGSDVGQDSLKTFRYFRDKRVTRDHLAAKAKENPDFYYTLMLTGIFTEWAADPFYGVDVKAHVANTYGRPDAQISVTSIPDIARYTVESILLPLTPRVQKREIRVTGERTTWQKFIDDLGEVQGAKYKCTYLDPAEAAVKQDEARKSGDEVAELMWSVKPLAASGNGIVPGELDNDKFSFRPESVKETFKRVYG, encoded by the exons ATGGCCCCCTCAGTTCTTATCATTGGCGCCGGTGGCGCATTCGGAAGGCCTCTGGTGGAAGAGTTCATCAAACAAAAATCTCACTTTTCCAGAGTTGGCATCCTGGCGGATCCCGCAAAAGTGTCCAAGTTTTCCGACGCCGCAGCTCAAGGTATTGAAGTTGTGGCTGGCTCCTTTCTAGACCCCAAATCCTATGAAG GCTTTGAAGTCGTTGTGTCTCTGGCAGGCAATGCTATCATGAGACTACAGCCGGCGATGATCGAATCCGCCATCGCAGGCGGAGTTCGTCACTTTTATCCGTCGGAATTTGGATCAGACGTTGGTCAGGACAGTCTCAAGACGTTCCGCTATTTTCGTGATAAGCGAGTGACTCGCGATCATCtggcggccaaggccaaggagaacCCGGACTTTTACTACACGCTCATGCTGACCGGCATCTTCACCGAGTGGGCTGCAGATCCATTCTACGGTGTGGATGTCAAGGCTCATGTTGCGAACACATATGGACGCCCAGATGCGCAAATCTCCGTGACTTCAATTCCTGA CATTGCTAGATACACTGTCGAGTCTATCCTGCTGCCCCTTACTCCCAGAGTTCAAAAACGCGAGATCAGAGTAACTGGAGAGCGGACTACCTGGCAAAAGTTCATCGATGACTTGGGCGAGGTTCAGGGAGCCAAGTATAAGTGCACATATCTGGATCCTGCCGAGGCTGCTGTAAAGCAAGACGAAGCCCGAAAGAGTGGTGACGAGGTCGCCGAGCTGATGTGGTCAGTCAAGCCCCTGGCTGCCTCCGGAAACGGAATCGTACCTGGAGAGCTGGACAATGACAAATTTTCATTCCGGCCGGAGTCTGTTAAGGAGACCTTCAAGCGCGTCTATGGTTAA